The Citrifermentans bemidjiense Bem genome window below encodes:
- a CDS encoding aldo/keto reductase has translation MHKRKLGQQGLEVSALGLGCMGMSYVYGHRDDAASINVLRRAVELGITFWDTAEVYGPFCNEQLLGRVLKEVPRQRLVLATKFAWRFGPHGREIGLDSSPAQVRRAIDGSLKRLGTDYIDLYYQHRLDPAVPIEETVGALAELVQQGKVRYIGLSEVGPGIVRRAHAVHPLSAVQSEFSLWERGVEDKLLPVLRELGIGFVAYSPMGRGFLAGKIRTPEDLEPCDWRRKNPRFLAENLSHNFRLVSMVNDIARAHDATPAQVALAWILGRGGDLVPIPGTKHLRYLEENAQAAGLKLSEEVWADLDRSVACFKVAGERYQEEALRFIDSTE, from the coding sequence ATGCACAAACGGAAACTGGGGCAGCAGGGACTCGAAGTTTCGGCGCTGGGGCTTGGCTGCATGGGGATGTCCTATGTCTACGGGCACAGGGACGACGCTGCATCGATCAACGTCCTGCGCCGGGCGGTGGAGCTGGGAATTACCTTCTGGGATACCGCCGAGGTCTACGGTCCCTTCTGCAACGAGCAGCTTTTGGGGCGCGTGCTGAAGGAGGTGCCGCGCCAGCGGCTGGTTCTGGCCACCAAGTTTGCCTGGAGGTTCGGCCCCCACGGCCGGGAGATCGGCCTGGACAGCAGCCCCGCCCAGGTGCGCCGCGCCATCGACGGTTCACTCAAGAGGCTCGGTACCGACTACATCGACCTCTACTACCAGCATCGCCTCGACCCCGCCGTCCCGATCGAGGAGACGGTAGGCGCGCTGGCAGAACTGGTGCAACAGGGAAAGGTCCGCTACATAGGCCTTTCCGAAGTGGGGCCGGGCATCGTGCGTCGGGCGCATGCGGTGCATCCGCTGAGCGCGGTACAGTCCGAGTTTTCCCTGTGGGAGCGGGGGGTGGAGGACAAGCTTCTGCCGGTGCTGCGGGAGCTGGGGATCGGGTTCGTCGCCTACAGCCCGATGGGGCGCGGGTTCCTGGCGGGCAAGATCAGGACCCCTGAAGACCTTGAGCCCTGCGACTGGCGCCGCAAGAACCCGCGCTTTCTGGCGGAGAACCTGAGCCACAACTTCAGGCTGGTTTCCATGGTGAACGACATCGCCCGCGCCCACGACGCGACCCCGGCCCAGGTGGCGCTTGCCTGGATACTGGGCCGCGGCGGCGACCTGGTCCCCATACCCGGCACCAAGCATCTGCGCTACCTGGAGGAAAACGCCCAGGCGGCGGGGCTGAAACTCTCCGAGGAGGTCTGGGCCGACCTGGACCGCTCCGTGGCCTGCTTCAAGGTGGCGGGAGAGCGCTACCAGGAGGAGGCACTGCGCTTCATCGACAGCACCGAGTAG
- the tkt gene encoding transketolase, whose protein sequence is MTIELNPGSAGNLDQLCINTLRFLAVDAIQEANSGHPGMPMGAAPMAYLLWTRFLRHNPASPGWFDRDRFVLSAGHGSMLLYSLLHLTGYDLPLSELKRFRQWGSRTPGHPERGLTPGVELTTGPLGQGFAGAVGMAIAESHLAARYNRPGFTLVDHFTYALVGDGDLMEGVAAEAASLAGHLRLAKLICLYDDNRITLAAATDLSFTEDRGARFRAYGWQVLEVADGNDPEAIGWALEEARAEKERPSLVMVRTRIGFGSPQKQDSFEAHGAPLGVEEVRRTKDALGWPQEPQFHIPPEALARFREALVKGAVEERAWESVMAGYDAAYPAESAELTQVLAGELPQGWQEALPEFPADAKGMATRVASAKVLNALAQRVPQLFGGSADLNPSTLTALAGKGDFQPESFDPLDRQGAVGGAWGRAGANLHFGVREHAMGAILNGMAAHGGTLPYGATFLTFSDYLRPVLRLAALSRLKVIHIFTHDSIALGEDGPTHQPVEQLASLRAIPRLVVFRPGDANECVEAWRAALQVEGRPVALVLSRQALPTLDRGELGAAAGVLRGGYVLAEARQGAPRLILIATGSELSLALAARNSLEERGLAVRVVSLPSWELFDEQPQEYRDFVLPPTMTARLAIEAGATQGWHRYLGSGGIVLGVDDFGASAPGEVVLREYGFTVDHVCGMALQLTGGAGPGLGAAPEKPPEAPSPKP, encoded by the coding sequence ATGACCATCGAATTAAATCCGGGCAGCGCCGGGAACCTGGACCAGCTCTGCATCAACACCTTGCGTTTCCTGGCGGTGGACGCCATCCAAGAAGCCAACAGTGGCCATCCCGGCATGCCGATGGGGGCAGCCCCCATGGCATACCTGCTCTGGACCCGATTCCTGAGGCACAATCCCGCCTCCCCGGGTTGGTTCGACCGGGACCGCTTCGTCCTCTCCGCGGGGCATGGCTCCATGCTGCTTTACTCCCTGCTGCACCTGACCGGCTACGACCTCCCCCTGTCGGAGCTGAAACGCTTCCGACAGTGGGGAAGCCGCACCCCCGGACACCCGGAGCGGGGGCTTACTCCGGGGGTAGAGCTGACCACCGGGCCTTTGGGGCAGGGGTTCGCCGGCGCCGTCGGCATGGCGATAGCAGAATCCCATCTTGCCGCCCGCTATAACCGGCCGGGGTTCACGCTCGTGGACCACTTCACCTACGCCCTTGTCGGTGACGGCGACCTCATGGAAGGGGTGGCGGCCGAGGCGGCCTCGCTTGCCGGGCACCTGCGCCTTGCAAAGCTCATCTGCCTATACGACGACAACCGCATCACGCTCGCCGCCGCAACCGATCTGAGCTTCACCGAGGACCGCGGCGCGCGCTTCAGGGCCTACGGCTGGCAGGTGCTCGAGGTTGCCGACGGCAACGATCCGGAGGCGATCGGGTGGGCCTTGGAGGAGGCGCGGGCGGAAAAAGAGCGCCCCTCCCTGGTCATGGTGCGCACCCGGATCGGGTTCGGCTCGCCGCAGAAACAGGACAGCTTCGAGGCGCACGGCGCACCCCTTGGGGTGGAGGAGGTGCGCCGCACCAAGGATGCGCTCGGATGGCCGCAGGAGCCGCAGTTCCACATCCCGCCCGAGGCGCTGGCGCGGTTTCGCGAGGCGCTGGTGAAAGGCGCCGTGGAGGAGCGGGCCTGGGAGTCGGTCATGGCGGGTTACGACGCGGCGTACCCGGCTGAGAGCGCCGAACTGACGCAGGTTCTGGCTGGGGAGCTGCCGCAGGGGTGGCAGGAGGCTCTGCCGGAATTCCCCGCCGACGCCAAGGGGATGGCGACGCGGGTAGCCTCGGCAAAGGTGCTGAACGCCTTGGCCCAGAGGGTGCCGCAACTTTTCGGCGGCTCCGCCGACTTGAACCCCTCGACGCTCACCGCGCTCGCCGGCAAGGGCGACTTCCAGCCCGAAAGCTTCGACCCGCTGGACAGGCAGGGGGCGGTGGGGGGGGCATGGGGGCGCGCCGGGGCGAACCTGCACTTCGGCGTCCGCGAGCACGCCATGGGGGCCATCCTGAACGGAATGGCGGCGCACGGCGGCACGCTTCCCTACGGCGCCACCTTCCTCACCTTCTCCGATTATCTCCGCCCCGTGCTCAGGCTGGCGGCGCTGTCGCGGCTCAAGGTGATCCACATCTTCACCCACGACTCCATAGCGCTGGGGGAGGACGGGCCGACCCACCAGCCGGTGGAACAGCTGGCTTCCCTGCGCGCCATCCCGCGCCTGGTGGTATTTAGGCCTGGGGACGCCAACGAGTGCGTTGAGGCCTGGCGCGCGGCGCTCCAGGTCGAGGGGCGGCCGGTGGCCCTCGTGCTCTCGCGCCAGGCGCTGCCCACTTTGGACCGTGGGGAGCTGGGCGCGGCGGCGGGGGTGCTCCGGGGAGGCTACGTCCTCGCCGAGGCGCGGCAGGGGGCGCCTCGCCTGATCCTCATCGCCACTGGATCCGAGCTTTCCCTGGCCCTGGCTGCGCGCAATTCGCTTGAGGAGCGCGGCCTCGCGGTCCGCGTCGTCTCTCTCCCCAGTTGGGAGCTCTTCGACGAGCAGCCGCAGGAGTACCGGGACTTCGTGCTGCCGCCTACGATGACGGCGCGGCTGGCGATCGAGGCGGGGGCGACCCAGGGATGGCACCGCTACCTGGGGTCGGGGGGGATAGTCTTGGGAGTCGACGATTTCGGGGCCTCTGCCCCGGGAGAGGTCGTCTTGAGGGAGTATGGTTTCACCGTGGACCATGTTTGTGGCATGGCGCTGCAATTGACAGGGGGCGCGGGCCCCGGCCTGGGCGCGGCGCCCGAAAAACCGCCGGAGGCACCCTCTCCGAAACCGTAG
- a CDS encoding transaldolase family protein, which produces MRETPLTNLVQCGQSVWLDGISRPMLLSGALISLVQDGVSGVTSNPAHLERSIAAGHDYDAAIALLARQGQDAQGIYETLSTEDVRLAADLLHPLYLRLDRRDGFVSLALSPHLAHDGAAMLAQARRLWELVDRPNLLVEIPGTCQGVAALRQLVREGINVNVTLVFAVSRYLAAAEAYQDGLSERAARGLPLAGVASAATLTVGRIDAMVDPLLSRLAQKEGGEARMAAALKGEVGVACAKVFRKVNREIHSGGRYLALAAQGARQQRLVFAGARTGGDAAGLRNREGLLGPGTVDAMPLEAIAAYRDHGERPAGRLDEGVQEALTTLERLHGLGVDLNQLARRLEAEGVERSARPYDGLLRNIELKRIAALG; this is translated from the coding sequence ATGAGAGAAACGCCGCTTACCAACCTGGTGCAGTGCGGACAGAGCGTCTGGCTCGACGGCATCAGCCGTCCCATGCTGCTCTCCGGGGCCCTGATCTCGCTGGTCCAGGACGGGGTCAGCGGCGTCACCTCGAACCCGGCCCACCTTGAGCGGAGCATCGCCGCGGGCCACGATTATGACGCTGCCATCGCCCTCTTGGCACGGCAGGGGCAGGACGCGCAAGGGATCTACGAGACGCTGTCGACCGAGGATGTACGGCTGGCCGCCGACCTCCTGCATCCCCTGTACCTGCGGCTGGACCGCAGGGACGGTTTTGTAAGCCTTGCCCTTTCCCCGCACCTGGCGCATGACGGCGCCGCGATGCTCGCGCAGGCAAGGCGGCTTTGGGAGCTGGTCGACCGCCCCAACCTCCTGGTCGAGATCCCCGGCACCTGCCAGGGGGTAGCCGCCTTGCGCCAGTTGGTCCGGGAGGGGATCAACGTCAACGTGACCCTCGTTTTCGCCGTCTCCCGCTATCTGGCCGCGGCTGAGGCCTACCAGGACGGGCTCTCGGAGCGCGCCGCCCGCGGGCTTCCCCTAGCCGGAGTCGCCTCGGCGGCCACCCTCACCGTCGGCCGCATCGATGCCATGGTGGATCCGTTGCTTTCCAGGCTGGCGCAGAAGGAGGGAGGCGAGGCGAGGATGGCGGCGGCGCTAAAGGGTGAGGTGGGAGTAGCGTGCGCGAAGGTGTTTCGCAAGGTGAACCGCGAGATCCATTCCGGCGGTCGCTACCTGGCCCTTGCCGCGCAAGGGGCGAGGCAGCAGCGGCTGGTTTTCGCCGGTGCCAGGACCGGGGGGGACGCTGCCGGCCTGAGGAACCGGGAAGGGCTGCTGGGCCCAGGGACCGTCGACGCCATGCCCCTGGAAGCCATCGCCGCCTACCGGGACCACGGAGAAAGGCCGGCGGGGCGCCTCGACGAGGGGGTGCAGGAGGCTCTGACCACACTGGAGCGGCTTCATGGCCTTGGGGTCGATCTGAACCAGTTGGCTCGGCGCCTTGAGGCCGAGGGGGTGGAGCGTTCTGCCCGCCCCTACGACGGCCTTTTGCGCAACATCGAGCTCAAGCGGATCGCAGCCCTCGGCTGA
- a CDS encoding chemotaxis protein CheD: MKIEEYQKGERVTISPGEYYVTAKPGVISTLLGSCIAVCLYDRGRRLIGMNHFMLSNPRYSRDLPLNTTDAGRYGIHAMDLLINAMMKKGTCRHELRAKVFGGATIINPDSPHDNFFCVGQVNCRFILQYLEKEAIPVDAMDLGGDFGRVIHFSNGDFAVHRRKVDSLRSDKLAKRDRYCWQTAIEQQQAALTEIDLW; encoded by the coding sequence GTGAAGATTGAAGAGTATCAAAAAGGGGAGCGGGTGACCATCTCCCCTGGCGAATATTATGTGACGGCAAAGCCGGGGGTGATCTCCACTTTGCTCGGCTCCTGCATCGCCGTCTGCCTCTATGACCGCGGGCGGCGCCTGATCGGGATGAACCACTTCATGCTGAGCAACCCCCGCTACTCCAGGGATCTGCCGTTGAACACCACGGACGCGGGGCGCTATGGGATCCACGCCATGGACCTGCTGATCAACGCCATGATGAAGAAGGGCACCTGCCGTCACGAGCTGCGGGCCAAGGTCTTCGGCGGCGCCACCATCATCAACCCGGATTCGCCGCACGACAACTTCTTCTGCGTGGGACAGGTGAACTGCAGGTTCATCCTGCAGTACCTGGAGAAGGAGGCGATACCGGTCGACGCCATGGACCTGGGGGGAGACTTCGGCCGGGTGATCCACTTCTCCAACGGGGATTTCGCGGTGCACCGCAGGAAAGTGGATTCGCTTCGCAGCGACAAGCTGGCCAAGCGCGACCGGTACTGCTGGCAAACGGCGATCGAGCAGCAGCAAGCCGCCCTCACCGAGATCGACCTTTGGTAA
- a CDS encoding hybrid sensor histidine kinase/response regulator, translated as MSQRTPDPKIGSAFQSKSRSLGLWLSPLLMLGALLLVFAVIIWFIEGNNRKSKQSDLSSRAKTIGGTVQLTLDGNESYLGMLALEQAAGKLDRPLFQQRASRYINEHPELINITWVDAGMFIRDVAPLAQNRQILGLHVDLPEPKRASRLARDLRLPVYTSPFQAIQGVTSFEVWVPVYRDDTFLGLFAGVYSCEKLLEQLVSQVRPRLYHLSLVDRYDSVLASYPVQGTLDKNLSKEVLITPEDSGVVLRIERYETGSEWRLMILKFLSLALVPGLGYTLWNLKREMDERRRVEEALKEQAMTLEQEVRERKAAQEHLQDQAVLLEEQIDERWQAEEALRASEERLRLLLDSAGEAIYGIDLEGNCTFCNKACLRMLGADSPEQYLGRNMHEIIHHSYPDGTPMPRKECMVHQTLREEQGCHVNDEVFWRADGSSFPVEYWSHPQVKGGKVVGAVVAFIDITDRKRLEEQYRQSQKMESVGRLAGGVAHDFNNMLSVILGAAELSRRKLEEGEPIDAYLEVITNAAKRSSEITRQLLAFSRKEVVSPRPLDLNQLIRESNKILARLISEDINLSFTPDPGLWLVSIDPSQVDQILMNLAVNARDAMPNGGRLSIETRNLRLTGDCSHVHPDAHPGDYVQLTVSDTGQGMDKATVEHIFEPFFTTKELGKGTGLGLATVYGIVTQNRGFINVYSEPGQGTVFRINLPRLADQADGASGQEQAAPALSGTVLLVEDEEMLLWLATKLLEELGFSVIQAPGPREAIAICEDPGLNLDLILTDVVMPEMNGSEMVAKIKQTRPDQKVLFMSGYTSDDVVQRGILEQGMQYIQKPLDLRELGEKIGQILAGN; from the coding sequence GTGTCACAGAGAACTCCAGATCCAAAAATCGGCAGCGCCTTCCAAAGCAAATCGCGCTCGCTTGGCCTGTGGCTGAGCCCTTTATTGATGCTGGGCGCCTTGCTGCTGGTGTTCGCCGTCATCATCTGGTTCATCGAAGGGAACAACCGGAAGAGCAAGCAGAGCGACCTGAGTTCCAGGGCGAAAACCATCGGCGGAACGGTGCAACTCACCCTGGATGGGAACGAGAGCTACCTGGGCATGCTCGCCCTGGAGCAGGCCGCAGGGAAACTGGACCGGCCCCTGTTCCAACAGCGGGCCAGCCGCTACATCAACGAACACCCGGAACTGATCAACATCACCTGGGTGGACGCCGGCATGTTCATCCGCGACGTGGCACCTTTGGCCCAGAACCGCCAGATACTGGGGCTGCATGTGGACTTGCCGGAGCCCAAGCGCGCCTCACGCCTCGCCAGGGACCTGCGCCTGCCGGTCTACACCAGCCCCTTCCAGGCCATACAGGGAGTGACCTCCTTTGAAGTATGGGTTCCCGTCTACCGGGACGACACCTTTTTGGGCCTGTTCGCCGGGGTCTACTCCTGCGAAAAGCTGCTGGAACAGCTGGTCTCGCAGGTCCGTCCGCGCTTATACCACCTGAGCCTGGTCGACAGGTACGATTCGGTGCTGGCGTCCTACCCAGTCCAGGGGACCCTGGACAAAAACCTGTCCAAGGAGGTGCTCATCACCCCCGAGGACAGCGGCGTCGTGCTGCGCATCGAGAGGTATGAGACCGGCTCCGAGTGGCGCCTCATGATTTTGAAGTTCCTCTCTCTGGCGCTGGTCCCGGGGCTAGGCTACACCCTGTGGAACTTAAAGCGCGAGATGGACGAGCGCAGGCGGGTCGAGGAGGCGCTCAAAGAGCAGGCGATGACGCTGGAGCAGGAGGTCAGGGAGCGCAAGGCCGCGCAGGAGCATCTGCAGGACCAGGCGGTCCTTCTGGAGGAGCAGATCGACGAACGCTGGCAGGCGGAAGAGGCGCTTAGGGCAAGCGAAGAAAGACTGCGCCTCTTGCTCGATTCAGCGGGGGAGGCGATCTACGGCATAGACCTTGAGGGAAACTGCACCTTCTGCAACAAAGCCTGCCTCAGGATGCTGGGAGCCGACTCCCCGGAGCAGTACCTGGGGCGCAACATGCACGAGATCATCCACCACTCCTACCCCGACGGCACCCCGATGCCCCGAAAGGAGTGCATGGTGCACCAGACCTTGCGGGAGGAGCAGGGATGCCACGTGAACGACGAGGTCTTCTGGCGCGCGGACGGTAGCAGCTTTCCGGTCGAGTACTGGTCCCATCCCCAGGTGAAGGGGGGGAAGGTGGTGGGCGCAGTCGTCGCCTTCATCGACATCACGGACCGCAAGCGCCTGGAGGAACAGTACCGCCAGTCGCAGAAGATGGAATCGGTGGGGCGGCTGGCCGGGGGGGTGGCGCACGACTTCAACAACATGCTGAGCGTCATCCTGGGAGCCGCGGAATTGAGCAGACGCAAGCTGGAGGAAGGCGAGCCGATAGACGCCTACCTGGAGGTGATCACCAACGCCGCCAAGCGCTCCAGCGAGATCACCCGGCAGCTCCTCGCCTTCTCGCGCAAGGAGGTAGTTTCGCCCCGTCCGCTGGACCTGAACCAGCTGATCCGGGAGTCCAACAAGATCCTGGCCAGGCTGATCAGCGAGGACATAAACCTCTCTTTCACTCCCGACCCGGGGCTTTGGCTCGTCTCTATCGACCCTTCCCAGGTGGACCAGATCCTGATGAACCTGGCGGTGAACGCCCGCGACGCCATGCCCAACGGCGGCAGGCTCAGCATAGAGACCAGGAACCTCCGCCTGACCGGCGATTGCAGCCACGTCCACCCCGACGCGCATCCCGGTGATTACGTGCAGCTGACGGTGAGCGACACCGGGCAGGGGATGGACAAGGCGACGGTCGAGCACATCTTCGAGCCTTTTTTCACCACCAAGGAACTGGGCAAGGGGACGGGGCTCGGGCTTGCGACCGTCTACGGCATCGTCACCCAGAACAGGGGTTTCATCAACGTGTACAGCGAACCGGGCCAGGGGACCGTGTTCAGGATCAACCTGCCGCGACTGGCGGACCAGGCCGATGGGGCTTCCGGCCAGGAGCAGGCGGCGCCGGCGCTGTCGGGAACGGTACTGCTCGTCGAGGACGAGGAGATGCTGCTCTGGCTGGCGACGAAGCTTTTGGAGGAGCTGGGGTTCAGCGTGATCCAGGCGCCGGGCCCGCGGGAGGCGATCGCGATCTGCGAGGACCCGGGACTGAACCTCGACCTCATCCTGACCGACGTGGTGATGCCGGAGATGAACGGCAGCGAGATGGTAGCGAAGATCAAGCAGACCCGCCCCGATCAGAAGGTGCTCTTCATGTCCGGTTACACCTCTGACGACGTGGTGCAGCGCGGCATCCTGGAACAGGGGATGCAGTACATCCAAAAACCTCTGGACCTTCGCGAACTGGGAGAGAAAATCGGACAGATACTGGCGGGAAACTGA
- a CDS encoding phage holin family protein, whose product MPEKGEKSIGELVSELTQEVRMLFRQEMELFSVEMKGKALHAAKDAAAIGVGGVLLYSGLLVLLAAIVLGLATVMPAWGAALLVAFVCIGAGIALVLKGQKDLAHMKVKPEQTAESVKETAQWAKTLKLTSSHRRTSFGSRSDIRKAI is encoded by the coding sequence ATGCCAGAAAAGGGTGAGAAATCGATAGGCGAACTGGTTTCTGAGTTGACGCAGGAAGTGCGCATGCTGTTCAGGCAGGAGATGGAGCTTTTCAGCGTCGAGATGAAAGGGAAAGCACTCCATGCTGCAAAAGACGCAGCCGCAATAGGCGTAGGCGGTGTTTTACTGTACTCGGGGTTGCTGGTGTTGCTGGCGGCGATCGTGCTGGGGCTGGCGACGGTAATGCCCGCCTGGGGCGCGGCGCTGCTGGTCGCTTTTGTCTGCATCGGGGCGGGGATAGCGCTGGTGCTCAAGGGGCAAAAGGATCTGGCGCACATGAAGGTGAAACCTGAACAGACGGCGGAAAGCGTGAAGGAGACGGCACAATGGGCGAAAACATTAAAATTAACGAGCAGTCATCGGCGGACAAGCTTCGGGAGCAGATCAGACATACGGAAAGCGATATAA
- a CDS encoding YtxH domain-containing protein — protein sequence MRRHHTSTTAEVVSFSAGALVGAGLALLYAPKTGHEMREKVSDVTGDAIAKMKGMTAEAQEKFSQKMQRGREFAEEKAAEFSESKEELYH from the coding sequence ATGAGAAGGCATCATACGAGCACCACGGCCGAGGTGGTTAGCTTTTCAGCCGGGGCGTTGGTGGGAGCAGGGCTTGCACTTCTTTACGCCCCCAAAACCGGGCACGAAATGCGCGAGAAAGTATCCGATGTGACCGGTGACGCCATTGCGAAGATGAAAGGGATGACCGCCGAGGCACAGGAGAAGTTCAGCCAGAAAATGCAAAGAGGCCGTGAGTTCGCCGAGGAAAAAGCAGCCGAATTCTCAGAGTCCAAAGAGGAGCTCTACCACTGA
- a CDS encoding AEC family transporter — protein MENFAMIGAFVLLGMLFRRTGFFPKDSAQVLNIFALYVSLPAVILLKVPQIVFSPEIAIAAALPWGLLAFSASLVLLAARLWNWERPVTGVLLLVVPLGNTSFLGIPMVQAFFGPAGLPYLIIYDQIGTMVIMATYGSFILAAYGKNGALNLSAVARKALLFPPTLALIVGLACRFCPYPKILVQCLESVATTLVPVVMTAIGLQLRFRLPATVVAPLGFGLGIKLLIAPLAALLVCRLAGISGMVVDVSILEAAMPPMVTAGALAVVAGMDPDLAVALIGIGIIVSFATLPAIFWLSRLAA, from the coding sequence ATGGAAAATTTCGCCATGATCGGGGCCTTTGTCCTTTTGGGGATGCTCTTTCGCCGCACCGGGTTTTTTCCAAAAGATTCAGCCCAGGTACTCAACATCTTCGCCCTTTACGTATCACTGCCGGCGGTGATACTGCTCAAGGTGCCGCAGATCGTCTTTTCTCCAGAGATCGCCATTGCGGCGGCGCTTCCGTGGGGGTTGCTTGCTTTTTCCGCCTCTCTGGTGCTTTTGGCGGCGAGACTTTGGAACTGGGAGCGGCCGGTTACCGGAGTGCTGCTTCTGGTCGTGCCGCTGGGAAACACTTCTTTTCTCGGCATCCCGATGGTACAGGCTTTCTTCGGACCGGCAGGGCTTCCCTACCTGATCATCTACGACCAGATCGGCACCATGGTCATCATGGCAACCTACGGCTCCTTCATTCTTGCGGCGTACGGGAAAAACGGCGCGCTGAACCTCTCCGCTGTGGCCAGAAAAGCCCTGCTGTTCCCGCCCACGCTGGCCCTGATCGTCGGCCTTGCCTGCCGATTCTGTCCCTATCCGAAAATACTCGTGCAGTGCCTTGAGAGCGTCGCAACCACCCTGGTCCCAGTCGTCATGACCGCCATAGGGCTGCAGCTGAGGTTCAGGCTTCCGGCAACGGTAGTCGCCCCGCTTGGATTCGGATTGGGCATCAAGCTTTTGATCGCTCCCCTGGCCGCCTTGCTTGTTTGCCGGCTGGCCGGCATAAGCGGGATGGTGGTCGACGTCTCGATACTGGAAGCGGCCATGCCTCCTATGGTTACCGCAGGCGCCCTGGCAGTCGTCGCCGGGATGGATCCCGATCTGGCAGTGGCCCTGATCGGGATCGGCATAATAGTTTCGTTTGCTACCCTACCGGCGATCTTCTGGCTGTCGAGGCTTGCGGCGTGA
- a CDS encoding AzlD family protein, with amino-acid sequence MFPQVDTQAVLAITLAALVTYSLRLGGLLLSARFPRTGRFRQGMDALPGSLLFALVIPSIVAEGAWGVVAAGLTAVVMLRTRNTLLAMVLGMAVIFAARRLTP; translated from the coding sequence ATGTTCCCGCAAGTTGACACCCAGGCGGTGCTGGCGATAACACTGGCCGCGCTGGTCACCTACTCCTTGCGCCTGGGTGGGCTGCTTCTTTCCGCGCGCTTTCCGCGGACCGGGCGCTTTCGCCAGGGGATGGACGCCTTGCCGGGGTCGCTTTTGTTCGCGCTGGTAATTCCCTCGATCGTGGCAGAAGGGGCATGGGGGGTAGTTGCCGCAGGGTTGACGGCTGTCGTCATGCTGCGGACACGCAACACGCTTTTGGCCATGGTGTTGGGAATGGCGGTGATCTTCGCCGCCCGCAGGTTGACGCCGTAA
- a CDS encoding AzlC family ABC transporter permease — translation MKADFYRGASANVPIAASVAAYGSVLGMLAAQKGLSWLDLLLMNSAVFAGSAQFVMVDMWSKHLPVIEMAFAVLVINLRYLLVGASLGPLFSGRSLLCKVFLMHLVADENWAVTMTEQRKGTASVWFLFGGGVMVFLCWCSGTLAGLMGGGLVSHPEYYALDFAFTAIFTALAVGLFQGKKDIPPWLAAGALALIAHHFLPGKWYIVIGGVGGAITAMLAAPKTPASKEGEHVPAS, via the coding sequence ATGAAGGCGGATTTCTACAGGGGCGCCAGCGCCAACGTCCCGATAGCGGCGAGCGTCGCGGCTTACGGCAGCGTGCTGGGGATGCTCGCCGCGCAAAAAGGACTTTCCTGGCTCGATCTTCTGTTGATGAACTCGGCGGTTTTCGCCGGTTCGGCGCAGTTCGTCATGGTGGACATGTGGTCTAAGCACCTGCCGGTGATCGAGATGGCTTTTGCCGTCCTGGTGATAAACCTGCGCTACCTGCTGGTGGGGGCTTCGCTGGGGCCGCTTTTCAGCGGACGGAGCCTTCTGTGCAAGGTCTTTTTGATGCATCTTGTCGCCGACGAGAACTGGGCCGTCACCATGACCGAACAGCGCAAGGGAACGGCAAGCGTCTGGTTTCTCTTCGGAGGCGGCGTGATGGTCTTTCTCTGCTGGTGCAGCGGAACGCTGGCGGGGCTTATGGGGGGAGGGCTCGTCTCCCATCCGGAATACTACGCGCTCGATTTCGCCTTTACCGCCATATTCACCGCGCTTGCAGTAGGCTTATTCCAGGGGAAGAAGGACATCCCCCCCTGGCTCGCGGCCGGCGCCCTGGCGCTTATCGCGCACCATTTCCTGCCCGGGAAGTGGTATATCGTCATCGGAGGGGTGGGAGGCGCCATAACAGCGATGCTGGCAGCGCCTAAGACACCGGCCTCGAAGGAGGGCGAGCATGTTCCCGCAAGTTGA
- a CDS encoding cold-shock protein produces the protein MANGTVKWFNDSKGFGFLEQENGDDVFCHFSAITGEGFKSLVEGDSVTFDVVRGPKGLQAANVTRV, from the coding sequence ATGGCAAACGGAACTGTAAAATGGTTTAACGACAGCAAGGGTTTTGGTTTTCTCGAGCAGGAAAACGGCGACGATGTTTTCTGCCACTTCTCCGCTATCACTGGCGAAGGATTCAAATCCCTTGTTGAAGGCGACAGCGTCACCTTCGACGTAGTCAGGGGGCCGAAAGGTCTTCAGGCTGCCAACGTGACCAGGGTCTAG
- a CDS encoding DUF3553 domain-containing protein, giving the protein MSIRRGDVVSHCSAVEWGVGKVVEVSDYRVSIHFNDGTTRKIASTHFASLVPAEPGSYIAANPVVEKDGIKAKAPRKKAVTAKQAAGAK; this is encoded by the coding sequence ATGTCCATCAGAAGAGGAGACGTAGTCAGCCATTGCTCTGCAGTTGAATGGGGGGTCGGAAAAGTGGTCGAGGTCAGCGATTACCGCGTATCTATCCACTTCAACGACGGGACCACCCGCAAGATCGCCAGCACCCATTTTGCCAGCCTGGTGCCGGCCGAGCCCGGTTCGTATATTGCGGCCAATCCGGTGGTCGAAAAAGATGGGATCAAGGCCAAGGCTCCGCGCAAAAAGGCTGTTACCGCCAAGCAGGCGGCCGGCGCCAAATAA